The genomic DNA aattgaagtaatatacataagaggtcaaaaatcaatgtaatatacctttaacagtaaatagttatttaatatcattaatccacatatcattgttctaatttatcgattatatttttaatctatttaatattatttaaataatagttttaaaatctaggtcgttacaataATACTAGAAGGATACGACCAGCATCAAATCATTAAATAAAAAGCGAAAAATCATAGGAGCGAGATATAAATTGAATATGTGCGATAATGGACCATATTTGTAACATCCCAGTCCCatatgaaaaaatgagtagcccacatagatttcatggtttataaaaaattcatgggTTCTAAGTTTcacattgtttatttattatgtgaaactagttttataagtgattttagggaaGCTAAAAATTGTCTAGCCATTTTGGGATGATAGCACATATATGGCTAACGTTTTTCGCTAGGTTGTTACAATATTTTGGCAGACTAAGCGCATAAAGCCTATTTCATACTATAAGCATGCAGAATTTATGTAGACACATAGAGGGAATTGTAAAGAGAGATCAAATAAAGGTAAGGTGAGACACTCGCTCAAAAGTATTCTTATAATCAATGCCATAATCCTGGTTGAGCCCCTTTGCCACAAGACATGCTTTGTATTGCTCAACGAGTCCATTTAATTTGGTCTTAATCTTACAGACTCACTTGCATCTCACAACAGTCCTTATGTTGCTTAACAAAGACTATAACATGCTTACTCAATAATCAACATCAAACCTCTGAGATTCATCTTAGAGACCTTAAACAACAAACCcatactttaatatatatatatataagttgtatatatatatatatatatatatatatatatataacttaacaGTAGCTTAACATCAAGCAAACATGCTTAATATGATAAAGAAAACAAGGTTAAAGCAAGATGTTATTTCTCTTGAAGATAAACTTCAGTAATCCTTCCTGAAGTCCacattgattgattgattgtcCACATTGATTGATAAATAAATAGGGTAAGTCAGTCATCGATTGATCAATTGTCCATATTGATTATTAGGGTTGATCAATCATTATTGCACCAATCGATCGTTAGGGTTGAATCTCATTGATTGATCGTTATCCTCATATTCTAActaaagtccaaaaaaaaaaatcactttctcCCACTTTGGTACTTAAAACCAACCATAACTTATTTAGGCAATAATTATAACACTATTAACCCTAATTTAAGTGTGTGGGTATTACACTACCACATATAAATTCAATTGTAACCAACACACAATCACAACAAGCGATGGGGTGTAAATCCGGCCGGttattgtgacgtcccacattgcctgggtatggagatgaggatatgcttaaatgtatactacacccttaatgacaacaacacgttttaaagccgtgatgatcATGATCTCATCAGAACTCTgtagttaagcgtgcttctgctggagtagtaccaggatgagTGACCTCCTAGGAAGCCTGATTcaaggggagccaaaagcggacaatattgtgtgtcattggggtaggatgttacatatggtatcagagctattaCCCAGcttgagatggggggagcgtgcacaagcttATAAAGGTCGCTAGCAGGCGCTCGTTGGggcggacgccaagaatgggctaatcccatgagggttgCCAGCGAGGACGTtaggtcctaagagggggtgattgtgacgtcccacatcgcctgggtatggagatgaggatatgcttaaatgtatactacacccttaatgacaacaacgcgttttaaagccgtgatggtcatgatcccatcagaactttgcggttaagcgtgcttctgctggagtagtaccagcaTGGGTGACCTCCTGAGAAGTttaatattgtgtgtcattggggtgggatgttacagTTATAACCGGCTAGCTGCTtttaaaaatggttgaaaattttggttattggtttttgcattttcaaacaCCCGGTTATAATAGGtaaccgggtatatatatatacacgcctAAATTAAACCCAAAAAGTAGGCCAAATACCCAAAATATGCTCAAAATGCCCAATTTTTTAAAGACTTGGATAATCGGATACCAGCCAGTAAGATGCGGTTATTAAATAATCGGGTAACTGGCTACTGGTGCCAGTTATCTAAATTGACCAACTGACTATCCCGATtctggttagcggttttagccaataactatTAACTAGAACCGAGATTTCACCCCTAGCAAGCGACTCACCTCCAACAATAAAAGCCCCCGACTGCTACAACTACAAGCGGACCACCCATATTTAGAAGCTAGAgaaaatagaggaagaagagataGAATAGAGTGAAGATGGTAGATGTTCAAAGGTGTAAaataagagggaaaaaaaaaaaagacataaaatcCACAaccctaaaccaaataaaatgaCACATTTACAATTTTGTCTAGTTAATAAATAGGGAAAAATTCtcatacccctaaactttcaccTAATTGCCAATATTTTCCCGAACTTTATGTTGAAATAAATGttcctctcaaactaccaaaatattgtcaatatcccctTTCAATAACAGTAAAAGTTATAGTAgattggtatttttgtttttgtttttcactttttaaaggAATAAAAATACCTCTAcactataattaactagatattatctAGTCTGAATGAAATacagaggatcctaattcctcATAGGGGTGCCTGAATTTTTCCTAACAAAATAACTATTAAATGAGTATTCACGGTAATTTAATATCTAACCAAAAACAACTTCtgattttctatttcaaaaacattttttaagaaattccaGCTTATACATAACGCAGCTCTCACCAGCATCTCTCCTCCAATGGTCACTCACTCGCTCACTGTCTACCACGAAAGAAAGGAAGAACATTTCCAAATGATTAGTCCTTTTTAGTAGGAGCCTCCGCCGCACCAACTGAACTACTACTCCTTTCATTTCCGGCCATTCCCAACCAACCCCTGAACCACCGCCAAAATCCCGCCACCATGTCCTCCTCTCGTAAACTCCTCGCCACCCTCCTCCGCACCCCTCTCCGCCGCTCCGCCAGACCCTCGCTCTCCCGTCCAACCCCCAGCTCCCCTCTCACGCGCTCCCCGAGGTACCTCCTCTCACGCGCCGCGCATTATGCCACCTCTGCCGCCGTCCCGTCGGCCAAACCCCCTCCCCCGCCGCCGACCAAGTCCAGTGGCAAGATAACCGACGAGTTCACCGGAAAGGGCGCGATCGGGAGAGTGTGCCAGGTCATCGGGGCCGTCGTCGATGTCCGATTTGAAGATGGCTTGCCGCCGATCCTAACAGCCTTGGAGGTCCTCGACAACTCGATCCGGCTGGTGCTGGAGGTGGCGCAGCACCTGGGAGGGAACATGGTGCGCACCATCGCTATGGACGGGACCGAAGGCCTAGTCCGTGGTCAGCGCGTGCTCAACACTGGCTCTCCCATCACCGTAAGCCACGATAATCATAGCCAGACCGATTTTGTGATTGTTTTCGTTTGGGCTTAAAGTCGCTggttgtttggtaaaagaatgtgttttttttttttaaatccaagattgaaaatttatgtttattttctttggatTTCTCGGATGTATTTTCTGTTTGcttttatctcattttgaagtttgaatgtTGTATAATAATTCAGAATGGACCAAAGTCTTAACATTTGTTGTTGGTGGTGTGTGTTAGGTGCCTGTCGGTAGAGCTACACTTGGCCGCATCATGAATGTTATTGGAGAGCCCATAGATGAGAGGGGAGAGCTAAGTGAGAACCTGAATTGGAAACCCTTTTTGGCATGTTAttgtatttgtttatttatgtttttgctGAATGGTTTATAGCATTGGGATTGCATGAAAGTTTCATATCCAGCAAGAAATGTTGTTTCtaatgtttgatttttaatttgaaaatcaGAAACCGACCACTTTCTGCCCATCCATAGAGAAGCGCCTGCCTTTGTTGAGCAGGCAACTGAGCAACAGATTCTTGTGACTGGAATCAAGGTATGTCAGCTCTCTGACCCAATTATAGCTGAAAATTTTAGCTCTATTCAAATGTGAAGGAATGCGTTTCAATGAAGGACGGGGTGACAGTTTGTTTGCTATTCGTTTTGTCTATAGGAGTATTGAACTAAAAAGTGTAAGGTTTTGTTTGGATTTATAAACACAGTACAGCCTGAAAACCGTTTAATTAAGAAAGCTTAAACTTTGACAATTTGGGTGGTACTGTAATATGAATAATGGATCTagttttggttattttattgCACATCTTTCTACTCCTGTTCCATTTACAATGGTCCAGTATGGGAGGtgtaaaatatagaaaattttaaactaatcctgaaaataaaagaagattcTAATTTTTGAATATCAATGTTTGGGATGAATGTATTTGGTATGCTGAATTTTGGAAATGTTAATGGTTGGTTGGTTGTTATTCTATGTGAACAAGTATGACTGTATACTGTCGTAATGGGGTTGCCCACACCAATAAGAAATAGTGCTatttcatatgaaatgttaATAGGGCTTGAGTTCAACTGACAACATAATATTATGTGTGaatgtgtgtgtttgtgtttttttattactataaaTGCATCTTTTAGCCTTTGTACTTCTCAATTACGTTTGTGTTGCTACCTCCTCCAGGTTGTTGATCTCCTTGCACCTTATCAAAGAGGTGGAAAGATTGGGCTCTTTGGTGGCGCTGGTGTTGGAAAGACGGTGCTTATTATGGAACTCATTAACAATGTTGCTAAGGCTCATGGTTGGTTCCATTGAAATACCTTGTGAACTGATGTATTTTTGAAATGATTGGTGCACAGTTTCATGGAGTGTTTGATTTAACTCTCTTTAGGTGGTTTCTCTGTATTTGCTGGTGTTGGAGAGCGGACTCGTGAGGGTAATGACTTGTACAGAGAAATGATAGAAAGTGGGGTCATTAAGCTTGGAGACAAGCAGGTTAATCTAATGCAACACTTATTGAACCCCCTTTTTCTTGATTTGTATAATCCACAATCTGTCATACTTTTCCTAATGACATTCTCTTAATTTTCAGGCTGAGAGCAAATGTGCTCTTATATATGGTCAAATGAATGAACCTCCCGGTGCCCGTGCTCGTGTTGGACTTACAGGGCTGACTGTGGCTGAGCATTTCAGAGATGCTGAGGGTCAAGATGTGCTTCTCTTCATTGATAACATTTTCCGCTTCACTCAAGTAACCTTGCTTgtcaatatatatttatatttttttcaataataacatttatattttttttatatgtgctAAACCTGGTTCCCTCTCTGTATTTATTCTGCAGGGTCTGCTTTGCTTGGCCGTATTCCATCTGCTGTTGGTTATCAACCTACTTTGGCTACAGATCTTGGAGGCCTTCAAGAGCGTATTACCACTACCAAGAAGGGTTCCATTACATCTGTTCAGGCTATTTATGTGCCTGCTGATGACTTGACAGATCCAGCTCCTGCAACCACTTTTGCCCATCTTGATGCCACAACAGTGCTGTCCCGGCAGgtttgtagcctttttttcttttcttttaattttcacttATATTCATCTAAAGCAAAGAACCATTCTTCCTTGTTCTTGCTTTTTATGATTTCTGCTTTATAATCAGATATCTGAGCTTGGTATCTATCCTGCCGTCGACCCCTTGGATTCTACATCTCGTATGCTCTCTCCTCATATTTTGGGAGAAGAACACTACAATACTGCTCGAGGTGTACAGAAAGTTCTCCAAAACTACAAAAATCTTCAAGACATTATTGCCATTTTGGGAATGGATGAGCTTAGTGAAGATGACAAGTTGACAGTTGCTCGTGCTCGTAAGATTCAAAGATTCTTGAGCCAGCCTTTCCATGTTGCAGAAGTATTCACTGGAGCCCCAGGAAAATACGTTGACCTGAAGGAGAGCATTAACAGCTTCCAGGTGATTATTTATCAAATGCATATGGATTATTTCTGTTTCCATTTGCACGATGGTGATAGTTCAATGATTCTTTAGTTTTGGGGCTGGCAGTTAACAATTTGAATCTACCAATTAACTTCTCCCTTTCATAAGTGATAATCTTGTCTGGTGTTGATGCCATGGATCTTTATTTGACAGGGAGTTCTTGATGGAAAATATGATGATCTCTCTGAGCAGTCATTTTACATGGTTGGTGGGATTGAAGAAGTCATCGCCAAGGCAGAGAAGATTGCCAAGGAATCTGCTGCTTAACTTAAGCTAGATTCCTTGTTCTCTCCCaatcatcaaatatttttaCCCTAATCATCAAAGAATTGATAATGCTTTTGGCATTTCCAATTCGACCAGCATCACCGGTTgtataaacctttttttttttttttttaataataatttaaagaactAATTTTTGATAGAACTGTATTAGGTAGAGAAGTGAGGCAAGAGACTTTTTTGGTGTCCTTTTCgtgcaataaaaaaaagggatgcTGCATGTTTGTATTTATCATCATCGCTCTCATGTCAAGATGCAGGTTGTCTTCAGTTTAGACCAACTCTTGCGTTGACTACTCTCAAGAAACATTGAAATGGATGCAGCTTTCAATTTCAGTTTGtctggattttttcttttcaagtaaGGATGCCAATTCGATACCATTCTAATATACATGAGTAAGTTGTGTGTAAGCTGCATGTATAAGTAATGTTACTATTTACACCCATTTATCACACAAATTTCACACTGAATTGACACTGTACAGCAACCCCAAATCAAATTAGCAAATACAAAAAAGAGGGCCAACCGGTTGTTGCCATTCTCCGTTCCGTTCCGTTCCATTCTCTGTTCGGCAGAGATCCAGAGAAGCAATAAGGGACTCTTTGACTTGTGGTTAACCATGGCATTCCCACTTCCATTTGGATTTGACTCACCATTGCCCTCCTGTATTTGTGATCGGCTTCAAGCTAATAATTTGGTTTCATTTTTGTTTCACCGCTTGTCGCTTCCCTGAGCTTTTCTATATTTAGtaccagtcttcatcaacaaagcGCTTACCTGAGTTTTTCTATATTTAGtaccagtcttcatcaacaaagctTCAGAGTTAGCTGTCGATGAAAAGGGCCTATGAGTTTAGAGGTCCAAGTCGAGAAAATGTCTGAGCTTATTTGTTCTGTGTTGCTTCTATCTGTACCTTGAAAGTTTTGCATAAGAGAAATGTAGAGCAGAGTATTGAATTTCTCGGATATGATCCAACGAGTTGCTGCCTCATGCTTGCTGCACCCGCTCGTGAATGGGCGGCACGATTTCGACGACAATTGTGCCAAAGACAAGGACGAAGAGTACGTGTTTGATTATCAAGAAGACGATGATtggacgaagaagaagaagaaagtgaagAGTAAGACGGAAAGGAAAGGTGTAGGGAAAAATTACTggcaaaagaaataatatttaaatggtatagaGAAATATAAGAAGAAACTATTTTATAGTATATTTgaatagagaaacaaaaagttaTTTATTAGAGAAAATGTAAATGAAACTATTTGGAATGCTATAGGAGCATTCACAGCAAATTTCTTATAAGTTGTTCccttaaatttagaaatttttttgaaaaaagtcgTAAAAAATCACTCCAGCAAATACCCTACATTTTTCCTAAACCTTGAGAATGGTACAGTGCAACTCGATGTTTTATTATAATCTTAAAAAAGTTCTCTCTCCTGCCACAATTCTCCATAAACGCAGTCTCCtaggcttctttttctttgttaatcAACCCATGACTCCATCCTCGCCGCCTTGTTCTCCTCCATCACTCTCGACTTCAAGCCTCGAGAAATCTACAATCTATAGCAGAAATGGGCAATTTGCAATCCCTTCTTCTTGTTCTCACCGTCTCTATGGGTCCCCAGCAGAAATTTGCAGCAATAAACTATAGGTCGCATGCAGCCGATTAGCAGTTAATAATACTAATAACTGCTAACTTAATAATCACTAAcccttttttaaagaaaaaaatttaagagttatttaaaaaagaaaaagaaaaaaaactaaaatgacgCCGTTTTacggtaatatgataataccatACTAGATACgacatcatttatatatatatatatatatatatacaaaaattagtggtgaaatttaaaatcgcttaaccgcaaccgctataaccactaaccgctttgaaagcggttagtaaaaaccgctaaccgcctagacggttgcggttagacggttgcggttagcggttagtgggttttgaaaATCCGCTAATTGCTAACATAGTGGtaattgtgcttttttttttcacccaaaATTCCAGGTTTTGATTCCCCCAAACCTcggttttatatttttattatatagaagtgcaaaacaTCCTAAtttttctaaccctaaacctatTTCTCAACCTCCTAAGCTCCTTGCCTCTGCCTCTCAACTCTCAAGCCTCACCTCTCACACAGCATCAGAGCACGACGTTGTACTAACATTTGTAGCTTGCTAAGATTTATTCGAATCAAGTACTAAGATTTCTTCCTCCTTGGTGCTAAGATTTCTTCCTTCTGGGATCCTTACGAGttctaaaaaaaatactcaacTTTCTTTCACATAGTGCaattctctttcttcctccataACCCCAAAGCTCTGAAAAATccagatttctctctctcttcgtcCATATTGACACCATGTTTTGACAATATGCATCCAACACAATtgtcaacaacaatttttttttttttttttttttttaaataagttaattaaaaatgataatCAATTTCTGAAAGCATAAAGTtcaattatttctctttttcacGTAATCTAATATTCCTCATGATATTAACTACATAATgcattcaattttaaaatttctcttagagaagttaattaaaaatgagcaaaaaaaatgtttaaagtaaGCCCAAAACTAGTCCAAAACGGGCccaaaaccaaatcaaaatcagtccaaagccaaaaaaaagcccaaaaaaagggTTAGAAAAAAGAGGTTATTTCAAAGCGGTTAACtgctaaccgggcggttaaccgctacctGGTTAGCacaggcggttagtaaaaattactaaccgcctaggtggttgcggttagcggttttagccactaaccgcctaggcggttgcggttagcggttttagccactaaccgctaaccgcaaccgctattttaGCCCTAACAAAAATGACGtgtactttttatatatttttatatgtataaatataatatatattatataatatatataaaagcagttAGCAGTTCTTCCTaactgccttttcacccctacccCATATGGTTTGGTGTCCTTTACGGTTACCAAAAATGTGGAATACTCAATAATCTAGAGAAAAGAATTACAAGAATTTTCGTCATCACCATGGAAGGTCATATGTTTATGATTTCCCTTCGAAAAGTTTCGTTTCTGGAGCTGAAACAAGATGTGATATGAATTATTGTTtcatattgttagaatattttatatattattctctatggtttattgtctttcctattaggttttattttctaccttaattagtctagggtttcttgcTTATCACTCTTAGTCGAATAATGCTAGGTGGCCTACTAGGGTCCTACCAGCATCCATCtccttttcagtttttttttttttttaatagagtgATGTGGGCGAGTCCGCCACATCGTCTAGTTGGACACTGGTAGGCCAAAAAGAATTACTCCTCTTAGCCTCTCTATGTATAGATGCCTATGTAATCATATGTCAATATCATAATCAATATAATGTAGTAAATTGTTTCCTTCcgttttctctcttctctctctcatgcttccacttcaatatatttaacatggtatcagagccactttcttgtaGCCTCCAATAAACATCTTTGACGTTTTTTGGTGCTCTCTCCGGCGACATCTCTATTTCGTTTGTCCGCGCACTGCCAAACAGTTTTCCgctcaaaatctcttccacGCCTTCATCGCAGCCTTATTTGGGAAAATTTATACTAGATTCATGCTTGCAAGGCACAGACCTACAGATCTGTGGAAGATCCGCAGCCATCGGCCCTCCAACGCACTTCTGCCAGTTTCTTCTTGTGCCTCCATCGTGACTCCTCTCGGCCAAATAACCACCAAAAGTAGCGTCTCGGCCCCATATCGGTGGATCTGTGCAATTTTAGCCCATTCTAGCATTGCACGCGCCACCAACAGAAACTATTGATTCCTCCACGCGCCGCCCCCTTAGGTGGATCAGCATGGTTTTTGCTCTGTTCGGTAGATCCGTCACTGGTGGTCTCATTTCCGTCCAGATCGCCACCATTGGGTCGCCAACGCGCCGCCATGCTCCGGCCAAAGGATCTGTGCGTGGGCTTCACTCGCCCATGCGCTTCACGCGCCAAACGCACTCCTGGCGCATGAGATGCACGCGCCTCATGTGGCCACAGCACCATGCGCCAGACGCTCCTTTCTCTTTCCCTCTGCCATATGTTGCTCAGAGAGCCTGCCACGTTAGCCATAGCCCTCTGCCAAATGtcagatccaaaaaaaaaaaaaaaaaagattcaaactcATCTGGATCCAATATTTTCGACCCGATTCAACGGGTTAGAATCGGATCATCTCTTTCAAGCCAAAACAACCCATTCAACGATCCTCGGGTTTCGGCCATTTTAGCCCATGTATCCGGCCCACTTGCCTACTTGGTTCCAAACGGCCTCAACCCAACCCAGCGGGTCTCAAATCCGGTTTGGTCCACTGGGTTTTACAACTTGAACCGAATCCATCCAAGGTGCTCCAACACCGATTTCTAACCAGGTCATCAGGTCCAAACCGAGTCAATCTATTCAATCGGTTCAAATTAGTCAACTCGGTTAAACGGGTTAGACCTGGTTCATATCTTTTTGGGTCAGCCATATTTAATGGCCCCATGGCCTATATGTTGGCTAATGTAACCGGCCCAATAGATTCAAGTCTGAAGCCCAACATTTTGGGTCCAACAGCCACCATCAACCACCAGCATCCATCGGCCGCTGCCTCCCTCCGTCGACTGCTTCCGGCCACCCATCTCCAGCTTccgctttctctcttctctctctcatgcttccgcttcaatatttttgacacaTATCACAAAGGTTTGGtgtgaaaaatataactttttgaGGTCTTTGTGTGCTCTCATCATGAAGCTGTTAGGAAGATGTCATGATGTGCAAGATTTCTTGATGAAGTCTTCATATAACTGTTATGACAAACCTAAATCCTAAGAGAAAAGTGTACTCAAATGTGAAGTGGAGATTGCTTTAACACATTTATGAGTGAGACCTTTACTGTTGTGAGCGGCATCAATTTGTTAAGTAATCATATGTAGTATTGTGAGAAAGTTTTTCTCAAGAAGAAATCTAagtaatttcttaaaaattgataagaaattttccctttgagatagattttatagatttgaATTATTCTTAGTTTTTGGCTAGAGCATTTTagttggcataccaaaataatGTACATGTGATAAAACTTTCACAAgtaagagaataataataatttctctATTTAATAGGGTTTTGTTAAATGAATGATTGGATTTTTGAATGTACATAGCAACattaatttacaaaaatattagCAAGCGCCAACAACAATTAGTAATGCAACTGGCGACTTACTTTGGTATCGGCAAAGGATATATTGCCGCTTACAAGATCCgataatttacaaaaatattcgccgataataataaatatttttccgGCGCTCGAATTTTGTGCCAAGATTTGCCTTTCCGGGCCCGTCTTGCACAACACTCAAAAGAGCATCCTCTTCAAGCTATTTATAtttaacatttctttaaatttttaacgaaattcataaaaaaaactatttatcaaattctttatctaaagttaaatttaacattttcttttaactCATCTACGAATATAAAGACACCAAAAgcaaaaactatttatttttaatattattttggttgttagGGTAACATTTTGATAAATCTCTCACATAGATTCAAAGTGAATGAGTTTAATGgcaattatatttattaataaaaaataatattagttAAAGTAGAAATATATTTAGAGAgtttaatatttgaaaattttaaaaagtggctagttaaattaaaaaaaataataaaaaaagagtaaaattttaaagttaaatttagagaaattttaaagGGCGTAATGGAAAGTTGAAGAAAAGAAGCTCATCTTCATTCACTTATCACCAACATTTTTTGTGaggcattgaaaaaaaaaattactttttgtgatttttgagAACCATAATCCATCTTTTTTTTAGTAAAGATTTCATACTATTATCATAAGTAGAACA from Corylus avellana chromosome ca6, CavTom2PMs-1.0 includes the following:
- the LOC132184168 gene encoding ATP synthase subunit beta, mitochondrial-like — its product is MSSSRKLLATLLRTPLRRSARPSLSRPTPSSPLTRSPRYLLSRAAHYATSAAVPSAKPPPPPPTKSSGKITDEFTGKGAIGRVCQVIGAVVDVRFEDGLPPILTALEVLDNSIRLVLEVAQHLGGNMVRTIAMDGTEGLVRGQRVLNTGSPITVPVGRATLGRIMNVIGEPIDERGELKTDHFLPIHREAPAFVEQATEQQILVTGIKVVDLLAPYQRGGKIGLFGGAGVGKTVLIMELINNVAKAHGGFSVFAGVGERTREGNDLYREMIESGVIKLGDKQAESKCALIYGQMNEPPGARARVGLTGLTVAEHFRDAEGQDVLLFIDNIFRFTQVNSAGSALLGRIPSAVGYQPTLATDLGGLQERITTTKKGSITSVQAIYVPADDLTDPAPATTFAHLDATTVLSRQISELGIYPAVDPLDSTSRMLSPHILGEEHYNTARGVQKVLQNYKNLQDIIAILGMDELSEDDKLTVARARKIQRFLSQPFHVAEVFTGAPGKYVDLKESINSFQGVLDGKYDDLSEQSFYMVGGIEEVIAKAEKIAKESAA